A part of Micromonospora chersina genomic DNA contains:
- a CDS encoding DUF397 domain-containing protein has protein sequence MDLTGARWRKSTRSSGQGGNCVEVAGNLPGVVAVRDSKDPTGPVLAFAPHAWRAFLTRVARRP, from the coding sequence ATGGACCTGACCGGCGCCCGGTGGCGCAAGAGCACCCGAAGCAGTGGCCAGGGCGGCAACTGCGTGGAGGTGGCCGGGAACCTTCCCGGCGTGGTCGCCGTACGCGATTCCAAGGACCCAACCGGTCCGGTGCTGGCGTTCGCCCCGCACGCGTGGCGCGCGTTCCTCACGCGGGTCGCCCGCCGGCCGTAG
- a CDS encoding ABC transporter permease, whose amino-acid sequence MTVAERAGPGLPRVPALAVLSHYLVGYRRTWRAGVFSSFLLPVLTVLGFGVGVGAYVDQGVDGVTYLDWLVPGLIASTAFQVATAESTWPVLSNFRWIRTYHAQVAAPLRTGDILGGHLAFVLFRVLTSTAAFLLVTALFGALRSPWALAVLPVSVLLGLAVAAPVFAYAAAVPGDSYLALLFRFAVIPMTLFAGVFFPVGSLPDGLRQFAYATPLWHGVDLCRAATLGVAPEWSVTGHLLYLAVWAGAGWWLARRVFHRQLVV is encoded by the coding sequence GTGACCGTGGCGGAACGGGCCGGTCCGGGGCTGCCCCGCGTGCCGGCGCTGGCGGTGCTCTCCCATTACCTGGTCGGCTACCGCCGGACGTGGCGGGCGGGTGTCTTCTCGTCCTTCCTGCTGCCGGTGCTCACCGTGCTCGGCTTCGGCGTCGGGGTCGGCGCGTACGTGGACCAGGGCGTGGACGGGGTGACCTACCTGGACTGGCTGGTGCCCGGGCTCATCGCCTCCACCGCCTTCCAGGTGGCCACCGCCGAGTCGACCTGGCCGGTGCTCAGCAACTTCCGGTGGATCCGCACCTACCACGCGCAGGTCGCGGCGCCGCTGCGGACCGGCGACATCCTCGGCGGCCACCTCGCCTTCGTGCTGTTCCGGGTGCTCACCAGCACGGCGGCGTTCCTGCTGGTGACGGCGCTGTTCGGGGCGTTGCGCTCGCCCTGGGCGCTGGCCGTCCTGCCGGTGAGCGTGCTGCTGGGCCTGGCGGTGGCCGCGCCGGTCTTCGCGTACGCCGCGGCGGTGCCGGGCGACAGCTACCTGGCCCTGCTGTTCCGGTTCGCGGTGATCCCCATGACCCTCTTCGCGGGGGTGTTCTTCCCGGTCGGGTCGCTGCCCGACGGGCTGCGCCAGTTCGCCTACGCGACCCCGCTCTGGCACGGGGTGGACCTGTGCCGGGCCGCCACGCTGGGCGTCGCTCCGGAGTGGTCGGTCACCGGTCACCTGCTCTACCTCGCCGTCTGGGCCGGCGCCGGCTGGTGGCTGGCCCGCCGCGTGTTCCACCGTCAGCTCGTCGTCTAG
- a CDS encoding ABC transporter permease: MVNLVLPRLVSFEGAPRRSASVAERNFTALRSAYWLVLLSGFLEPVLYLFSIGVGVGALVGDLPLPGGQVVSYAAFVAPAMLASSAMSGALAETTFNFFGKMKYMKLYDGVIATPVQPFEIALGELGWAMIRGALYSAAFLVLMVTMGLTSAGRALAAFPAAVLVGFAFGALGMTVSTLMRSWQDFDLMGSAQFTLFLFSGTFVPAEAYPAVLRWVVEVTPLYRSVHLIRGISVGASGWSWLLDVAYLVALTVGMLAVASRRMGRLLYK, encoded by the coding sequence GTGGTCAATCTCGTCCTGCCCCGGCTGGTCAGCTTCGAGGGCGCGCCGCGCCGCTCGGCCTCGGTGGCCGAGCGCAACTTCACGGCGCTGCGCAGCGCCTACTGGCTGGTGCTGCTCTCCGGCTTCCTGGAGCCGGTGCTCTACCTGTTCTCGATCGGCGTCGGGGTGGGCGCGCTGGTCGGCGACCTGCCCCTGCCCGGCGGTCAGGTGGTCTCCTACGCGGCGTTCGTGGCCCCGGCCATGCTCGCGTCGTCGGCCATGAGCGGGGCGCTGGCCGAGACCACCTTCAACTTCTTCGGGAAGATGAAGTACATGAAGCTGTACGACGGGGTCATCGCGACCCCGGTGCAGCCGTTCGAGATCGCCCTCGGCGAGCTGGGCTGGGCGATGATCCGGGGCGCCCTCTACTCGGCCGCGTTCCTGGTCCTCATGGTGACGATGGGCCTGACCAGCGCGGGCCGGGCTCTCGCCGCGTTCCCGGCGGCGGTGCTGGTCGGCTTCGCGTTCGGCGCGCTCGGCATGACCGTCTCCACGCTGATGCGCAGCTGGCAGGATTTCGACCTCATGGGGTCGGCCCAGTTCACCCTCTTCCTCTTCTCCGGCACGTTCGTCCCGGCCGAGGCCTACCCGGCGGTGCTGCGCTGGGTGGTCGAGGTGACCCCGCTCTACCGGTCGGTGCACCTGATCCGGGGCATCTCCGTGGGCGCGTCCGGCTGGTCCTGGCTGCTCGACGTGGCCTACCTGGTGGCGTTGACGGTCGGGATGCTCGCGGTCGCCTCCCGGCGGATGGGCAGGCTGTTGTACAAGTAG
- a CDS encoding YihY/virulence factor BrkB family protein: protein MATDESSARHGRDRTGPVGPDEGPDSPTDLPGTGWVATLKRTVREFQDDSLTDWAAALTYYGVLSIFPGMLVLISVLGLLGDRATQGVKDTVDQAVPEESVQKIIESAIDQAGASGGLASLAAIIGLLAAFWSASGYIGAFMRASNSIYDVPEGRPIWKTLPIRLGVTAVIGVMLLISAVIVVFTGGLAEQAGNAIGLGSTAVTVWNIAKWPVLLVLVSLMFAILYWASPNARHGGFRWVSPGGILAVVIWLVISGLFALYVGNFASYNKTYGALAGVIVFLVWLWLSNIAILLGAEFDAELERSRAIAAGHPADEEPYVELRDDRKLKKKRNAATRR from the coding sequence ATGGCCACCGACGAGTCTTCCGCCCGGCACGGGCGCGACCGGACCGGGCCGGTCGGCCCGGACGAGGGGCCGGACAGCCCCACCGACCTGCCGGGCACGGGTTGGGTGGCGACGCTCAAGCGCACGGTCCGCGAGTTCCAGGACGACAGCCTGACCGACTGGGCGGCCGCGCTCACCTACTACGGGGTGCTGTCGATCTTCCCGGGGATGCTGGTGCTGATCTCCGTGCTCGGCCTGCTGGGTGACCGCGCCACCCAAGGAGTCAAGGACACCGTCGACCAGGCGGTGCCGGAGGAGAGCGTCCAGAAGATCATCGAGAGCGCCATCGACCAGGCCGGCGCCTCCGGTGGCCTGGCCAGCCTCGCGGCGATCATCGGTCTGCTGGCCGCGTTCTGGTCCGCGTCCGGATACATCGGCGCCTTCATGCGCGCCTCGAACAGCATCTACGACGTGCCGGAGGGCCGGCCGATCTGGAAGACCCTGCCGATCCGGCTCGGCGTGACCGCGGTGATCGGCGTGATGCTGCTGATCAGCGCGGTGATCGTGGTCTTCACCGGTGGTCTCGCCGAGCAGGCGGGCAACGCCATCGGGCTGGGCTCGACCGCCGTCACGGTGTGGAACATCGCCAAGTGGCCGGTGCTGCTGGTGCTGGTCAGCCTGATGTTCGCGATCCTCTACTGGGCCTCGCCGAACGCCCGGCACGGCGGCTTCCGCTGGGTGAGCCCCGGCGGGATCCTGGCCGTGGTGATCTGGCTGGTCATCTCCGGCCTGTTCGCCCTCTACGTGGGCAACTTCGCCTCGTACAACAAGACCTACGGCGCGCTGGCCGGTGTGATCGTCTTCCTGGTCTGGCTCTGGCTCAGCAACATCGCCATCCTGCTGGGCGCCGAGTTCGACGCCGAACTGGAGCGCAGCCGCGCCATCGCGGCCGGGCACCCGGCCGACGAGGAGCCGTACGTCGAGCTGCGCGACGACCGGAAGCTGAAGAAGAAGCGCAACGCGGCCACCCGCCGCTGA
- a CDS encoding ROK family transcriptional regulator — MRTVDPLHVQLLRTLRDEGAVSRAELGDRLQMPRPRLLAELERLVNLGYVAEAGLAASRGGRRSTLVELSPHLRFAAVDLGASSIDVEVVNGRLEPVAAYTEPADIRSGPKVTLQRVNELLHKARVDGAYERLDAIGIGVPGPVSFRDGVPVSPPIMPGWDRFPVRELLTREHGCPAVVDNDVNIMAIGERHGGVAHSVDDFLFIKIGTGIGCGIYLNGEVYRGTDGCAGDIGHIQVDPNGPMCSCGNLGCLEAVFSGAALARAATAAARAEVSPALAERLAARGAVTALDVAQGAVEGDVTCIQLIRDGGRRVGSVLAGLVSFTNPSMIVIGGGLAQLGHILLAEIRSVVYRRSLPLATGNLPVVLSELGPRAGVAGAAVLASDLAFGEAA; from the coding sequence GTGCGGACGGTCGACCCCCTGCACGTACAGCTCCTGCGAACGCTCCGGGACGAGGGGGCGGTCTCCCGGGCCGAGCTGGGCGACCGGCTCCAGATGCCCCGCCCGCGCCTCCTCGCCGAGCTGGAACGCCTGGTCAACCTCGGTTACGTGGCCGAGGCCGGTCTGGCCGCCTCCCGGGGCGGGCGCCGCTCCACCCTTGTCGAGCTGAGCCCGCACCTGCGCTTCGCCGCCGTCGACCTGGGCGCCAGCTCGATCGACGTCGAGGTGGTGAACGGCCGGCTGGAGCCGGTGGCCGCCTACACCGAGCCCGCCGACATCCGGTCCGGCCCGAAGGTGACCCTCCAGCGGGTCAACGAGCTGCTGCACAAGGCCAGGGTGGACGGCGCGTACGAGCGGCTCGACGCCATCGGCATCGGCGTCCCCGGCCCGGTGAGCTTCCGGGACGGCGTGCCGGTCTCCCCGCCGATCATGCCGGGCTGGGACCGCTTCCCCGTCCGTGAGCTGCTCACCCGGGAGCACGGCTGCCCGGCGGTGGTCGACAACGACGTCAACATCATGGCGATCGGCGAGCGGCACGGCGGCGTCGCCCACTCGGTGGACGACTTCCTGTTCATCAAGATCGGCACCGGCATCGGCTGCGGCATCTACCTCAACGGGGAGGTCTACCGGGGCACCGACGGGTGCGCCGGCGACATCGGCCACATCCAGGTCGACCCGAACGGTCCGATGTGCTCCTGCGGCAACCTCGGCTGCCTGGAGGCGGTGTTCAGCGGGGCCGCGCTGGCCCGGGCGGCCACCGCGGCGGCCCGCGCCGAGGTGTCGCCCGCGCTCGCCGAGCGGCTCGCCGCCCGGGGCGCGGTGACCGCGCTGGACGTGGCGCAGGGGGCGGTCGAGGGGGACGTCACCTGCATCCAGCTCATCCGCGACGGCGGCCGGCGGGTCGGCAGCGTGCTGGCCGGCCTGGTCAGCTTCACCAACCCGTCGATGATCGTGATCGGCGGCGGGCTGGCCCAGCTCGGCCACATCCTGCTCGCCGAGATCCGCAGCGTGGTCTACCGCCGCTCGCTGCCGCTGGCCACCGGCAACCTACCGGTCGTCCTGTCC